One genomic segment of Terriglobales bacterium includes these proteins:
- a CDS encoding NnrS family protein, whose amino-acid sequence MITRESNVRDVVARHPATRRVFDRHGLQGCGGELGPNESLEFFAAVHQMDIDQLIRELEEEAARPGASAYVYRETLPDYIYRRFFKAGVLTVLSVGCLWGAFNLLTIGLKGSFLQLGLLSSIHAHAHAMIFGWIGLFVMGFAYQSFPRFKNTTLWRPELANLSFWLMVAGIVFRIVAELWQPAVWAVGLAATSAMAEVFAVILFLLILYRTARQSLEPHNPYEKFMGAAFLWFFAGTVLSHVFFFAKLTATSQEQLIHRIALIDGPLREIQLLGFAAFIIAGVSQRLVPTIYGLPAPRRDRRSLIFGLMMASLLLNIASYVLFLTTRNRWFGLGLELAYILMPVWAVLLVRQINLFATPERPDRTLKFIRAAYFWLLVSVVMMPFFIPYSLATGQGFAHAYMGAHRHAFTVGFISLMIMGVSAKIVPILAGVDTRSLSSLWGPFLLVNVGNALRVSLQLATDFTPVAYPLVGFTGFIEVVGLAWWGVELWRTMNLARTHRPKQLVMPAALGAR is encoded by the coding sequence ATGATTACCAGGGAGAGCAATGTTCGCGATGTGGTGGCGCGCCACCCCGCAACCCGGCGCGTCTTTGACCGGCACGGCTTGCAGGGCTGTGGCGGCGAGCTGGGCCCCAACGAGTCACTGGAGTTCTTCGCCGCCGTGCACCAGATGGATATCGATCAACTCATCCGGGAACTCGAGGAAGAAGCCGCGCGGCCAGGGGCTTCCGCCTACGTCTACCGCGAGACGCTGCCCGACTACATCTACCGCCGCTTCTTCAAGGCAGGCGTGTTGACGGTGCTGAGCGTCGGCTGCCTGTGGGGCGCGTTCAATCTGCTCACCATCGGATTGAAGGGCAGCTTCCTGCAGCTCGGCCTGCTCTCCTCCATTCACGCCCACGCGCACGCCATGATCTTCGGTTGGATCGGATTGTTCGTCATGGGCTTCGCCTATCAATCCTTCCCGCGCTTCAAGAACACCACCCTGTGGCGCCCGGAACTGGCCAACCTCAGTTTCTGGCTGATGGTGGCGGGGATCGTCTTCCGCATCGTCGCGGAGTTGTGGCAGCCCGCCGTCTGGGCGGTGGGACTGGCGGCAACCTCGGCCATGGCCGAGGTGTTCGCGGTCATTCTCTTTCTTCTCATCCTCTATCGCACGGCGCGGCAGTCGCTCGAACCGCACAACCCTTACGAGAAGTTCATGGGCGCCGCCTTCCTCTGGTTCTTTGCCGGGACGGTGCTCAGCCACGTGTTCTTCTTCGCCAAGCTGACCGCCACCAGCCAGGAGCAGCTCATTCACCGCATCGCGCTCATCGACGGCCCGCTGCGCGAAATTCAGTTGCTGGGATTCGCGGCGTTCATCATCGCCGGCGTGAGCCAGCGCCTGGTGCCGACCATCTACGGTTTGCCCGCGCCCCGGCGCGACCGCCGCTCCTTGATCTTCGGTCTCATGATGGCCAGCCTGCTGCTGAACATCGCCAGCTACGTGCTTTTCCTCACCACCCGCAACCGTTGGTTCGGCCTCGGGTTGGAACTGGCCTACATCCTCATGCCGGTCTGGGCGGTGCTGCTCGTCCGGCAGATCAATCTGTTCGCCACGCCTGAACGCCCCGACCGGACGCTCAAGTTCATCCGCGCCGCCTACTTCTGGCTGCTGGTTTCTGTGGTGATGATGCCCTTCTTCATTCCCTACAGCCTGGCCACGGGCCAGGGATTCGCCCACGCCTACATGGGCGCGCACCGGCACGCCTTCACCGTCGGCTTCATCAGCCTGATGATCATGGGCGTGAGCGCCAAGATCGTGCCCATCCTGGCGGGCGTGGACACGCGCTCGCTCAGTTCACTGTGGGGACCGTTCCTGCTGGTGAACGTGGGCAACGCATTGCGGGTCTCACTGCAACTGGCCACCGACTTCACACCCGTCGCCTATCCGCTCGTCGGCTTCACGGGCTTCATCGAGGTCGTCGGACTGGCGTGGTGGGGAGTCGAGCTGTGGCGAACCATGAACCTGGCCCGCACCCATCGCCCGAAGCAGTTGGTCATGCCAGCCGCATTGGGAGCGCGCTAG
- a CDS encoding cytochrome c, whose protein sequence is MKNRMRRGLVVVMLLSAASLWAQQPPADYFRQNCANCHSVGGGRLTGPDLKGVSERKDREWLVRFLQNPKAMIDSGDSYAVKLQQEARGVVMPIAPGMDAARARALLELIDAESKLPRSQFAGSQISDRPLTEQDVLRGRQLFLGTQKLASGGASCMSCHTVKGLGGLGGGRLGPDLTLVYERLQGRKGLSAWMMSPASPTMGPVFKSKPLEPEEILALVAFFEDSARKGGQDSSAAPLNFFLFGLGVMVIAMVSLDAIWKNRLRGVRRELVSKRERGEP, encoded by the coding sequence ATGAAGAACCGGATGCGAAGAGGACTCGTGGTGGTGATGTTGCTTAGCGCCGCATCCCTGTGGGCACAGCAGCCGCCGGCCGATTACTTCCGGCAAAACTGCGCCAACTGCCACAGCGTGGGCGGCGGGCGGCTGACGGGTCCGGACCTGAAAGGGGTCAGCGAGCGCAAGGACCGGGAATGGCTGGTGCGCTTCCTGCAGAACCCCAAGGCCATGATCGATAGCGGCGACAGCTACGCAGTAAAGCTGCAGCAGGAGGCGCGCGGCGTGGTGATGCCCATCGCGCCCGGCATGGATGCCGCACGGGCGCGGGCGCTGCTGGAGCTGATCGACGCCGAATCGAAGCTGCCGCGCTCGCAATTCGCCGGATCGCAGATCAGCGACCGGCCGCTCACCGAGCAGGACGTCCTGCGGGGCCGACAGTTGTTCCTGGGCACACAGAAGCTGGCATCCGGTGGCGCTTCCTGCATGTCCTGCCACACGGTGAAAGGACTGGGCGGACTGGGCGGCGGCCGGCTGGGCCCGGACCTCACGCTGGTGTACGAGCGTCTGCAAGGCCGCAAAGGCCTCAGTGCGTGGATGATGAGCCCCGCCAGCCCGACCATGGGCCCGGTGTTCAAGAGCAAACCGCTCGAGCCGGAAGAGATCCTGGCCCTTGTCGCGTTTTTTGAGGACAGCGCGCGCAAAGGCGGCCAGGACAGTTCCGCCGCGCCCCTGAACTTCTTCCTCTTTGGACTGGGCGTGATGGTGATCGCGATGGTCTCGCTCGACGCTATATGGAAGAACCGGCTGCGGGGCGTACGACGTGAGCTGGTCAGCAAGCGGGAACGAGGTGAGCCATGA
- a CDS encoding Rrf2 family transcriptional regulator, with amino-acid sequence MLSTTSTYALRALSRLALEPEGGSLLGRDLAREAHVPEQYLPKLMLVLRHAGLVGAARGTGGGYHLERSPRQIRLLEVVEAFEGPVGEPGCLLGVNPVCMETNPCAGHTAWKRVRDEYLRFLTQTTIEDLAARKPERWMPVKDPGSGGQP; translated from the coding sequence GTGCTCTCGACCACGTCCACTTACGCGCTGCGGGCCTTGAGCCGCCTGGCGCTTGAGCCGGAGGGTGGATCGCTGTTGGGGCGCGATCTAGCGCGGGAAGCGCACGTGCCGGAGCAGTATCTGCCGAAGCTCATGCTGGTGCTGCGCCACGCCGGACTGGTGGGCGCGGCGCGGGGCACGGGCGGCGGCTACCACCTGGAGCGCTCCCCCCGACAGATACGCCTGCTGGAGGTGGTGGAAGCGTTCGAGGGTCCCGTGGGGGAACCCGGATGCCTGCTGGGCGTGAACCCAGTGTGCATGGAGACGAACCCATGCGCGGGGCACACGGCGTGGAAGAGAGTGCGCGACGAGTATCTGCGGTTCCTGACCCAGACGACGATCGAGGATCTCGCCGCGCGAAAGCCGGAGCGTTGGATGCCGGTCAAGGACCCCGGCTCTGGAGGACAGCCATGA